A single genomic interval of Pyrobaculum arsenaticum DSM 13514 harbors:
- a CDS encoding HEPN domain-containing protein, with product MSGLREEGVVWLEEAVRECAAAKLLLQHTIYNLAAFHSHQAAEKALKSLFYLFLRREPPKRHNLLELYRELRGAGVELSPELVDGLAVLTKYYATSRYPDAAGGPPSELFTRREAEYAVGVAAEVVRLAALAYGREGGC from the coding sequence ATGTCAGGTTTAAGGGAGGAGGGCGTAGTGTGGCTGGAGGAAGCGGTGAGGGAGTGCGCCGCGGCGAAGTTGCTATTGCAACACACTATTTACAACCTAGCTGCTTTCCACTCCCACCAGGCCGCCGAGAAGGCGTTGAAATCCCTCTTCTACCTCTTTTTAAGGAGGGAGCCCCCCAAGCGGCACAACCTCTTGGAGCTTTATAGGGAGTTGAGGGGGGCAGGCGTGGAGCTGTCGCCGGAACTTGTAGACGGGCTGGCGGTATTGACTAAGTACTACGCCACATCTAGATATCCAGACGCCGCCGGCGGCCCGCCCTCTGAGCTGTTCACCAGACGCGAGGCTGAGTACGCCGTGGGCGTAGCCGCAGAGGTGGTAAGGCTGGCCGCCCTTGCCTATGGACGAGAGGGGGGCTGTTGA
- the amrS gene encoding AmmeMemoRadiSam system radical SAM enzyme: MSRPVYSWPQTAYRPSASLLRLPNVRESPYYTRIGDGRVQCTPCHRRCVLAPGSLGACGMRFNLEGRLYTAAYGLLTAAESRPMEIKPLYHFYPGTSALTISTWGCNLPCAWCQNWHLSKVASPVGAFVPPERVVGWAVENGDSGINISFNEPTLLVEYAEDVFKLARARGLHASINTNGYLTEEAVRRLAEAGMEGMNVDIKGGRETYRRWLAADLDKLLSTARYAKSLGVHLEFTYLVIPGVNDGDAEEVLYAVASLGRETPLHITAYFPAHKLSNPPTPPELLDELWRKARRELDYVYVGNVPGHPGQHTYCPRCGYPVIRRSVDRAVKIELRDGRCPKCGYEIPVRGRPGRYGRLYRSFL; encoded by the coding sequence ATGAGTAGGCCGGTGTATTCATGGCCACAGACGGCGTATAGGCCGAGCGCCTCTCTGCTTAGACTTCCCAACGTGAGGGAGTCGCCGTATTACACGCGGATCGGGGACGGCCGCGTGCAGTGCACCCCCTGCCACCGAAGATGCGTGCTTGCCCCCGGCTCTTTAGGCGCCTGCGGCATGAGGTTCAACCTGGAGGGCAGGCTCTACACGGCGGCGTACGGCCTCCTCACAGCAGCCGAGTCTCGGCCGATGGAGATTAAGCCTTTGTACCACTTCTACCCCGGCACCTCGGCCCTCACCATCAGCACGTGGGGATGCAACCTCCCCTGTGCCTGGTGCCAGAACTGGCACTTAAGCAAGGTGGCCTCGCCAGTGGGCGCGTTCGTGCCGCCTGAGAGAGTTGTGGGGTGGGCTGTGGAAAACGGCGACTCCGGCATCAACATCAGCTTCAACGAGCCGACCCTACTCGTGGAGTACGCCGAGGACGTGTTTAAGCTGGCGCGGGCGAGGGGGTTGCACGCCTCGATTAACACCAACGGGTACCTCACCGAGGAGGCGGTAAGGCGGCTTGCCGAAGCCGGGATGGAGGGGATGAACGTGGACATAAAAGGGGGGAGGGAGACGTACAGGAGGTGGCTAGCCGCGGATTTGGACAAGCTCCTCTCTACTGCGCGGTACGCCAAGAGCCTTGGGGTTCACTTGGAGTTCACATACCTTGTAATCCCCGGCGTAAACGACGGCGACGCTGAGGAGGTACTCTACGCCGTTGCCTCCCTTGGTCGGGAGACGCCCCTCCACATCACGGCGTATTTCCCCGCCCACAAGCTGTCAAACCCGCCGACGCCGCCGGAGCTCCTAGACGAGCTTTGGCGCAAGGCGCGTAGGGAGCTGGACTACGTATACGTGGGCAACGTCCCCGGCCACCCCGGCCAACACACCTACTGCCCCAGATGTGGATACCCGGTGATAAGGAGGAGCGTTGACAGAGCAGTCAAGATCGAGCTTAGGGATGGGAGATGCCCCAAATGCGGCTACGAGATCCCCGTAAGAGGCCGCCCGGGGAGGTATGGCAGGCTCTACCGCTCTTTCCTCTAG
- a CDS encoding type II toxin-antitoxin system VapC family toxin codes for MRLVVDASAIAALYLPEEGSEQVEKALSQARSLHTLDLAAYEAANVVWKHTRRGLLRQEEAAELVEEVLRLLKTLEVHTYAEVLEDALRLALRHGITVYDAAYAALAEKIGGKLLTLDKQLAEKLPIALTPDRLR; via the coding sequence ATGCGGCTAGTCGTTGACGCCTCTGCTATAGCCGCATTGTATCTACCTGAGGAGGGGAGCGAGCAGGTGGAAAAAGCGCTGAGCCAAGCCAGATCTCTACATACCCTCGACCTAGCCGCCTACGAGGCCGCCAACGTCGTGTGGAAGCATACTAGGCGCGGGCTCCTCCGGCAAGAAGAAGCGGCTGAGCTGGTGGAGGAGGTGTTGCGGCTCCTCAAGACCTTGGAGGTGCACACCTACGCAGAGGTGCTGGAGGACGCCCTCCGCCTAGCGCTTAGACACGGCATCACGGTCTACGACGCCGCCTACGCGGCCCTAGCCGAAAAGATAGGAGGGAAGTTGCTCACCCTAGATAAGCAATTAGCTGAAAAACTCCCAATAGCATTAACCCCGGATCGTCTGCGATAG
- a CDS encoding ABC transporter permease, producing the protein MLPEILRLAWQALWERKGRTIGAVVGVVIAFTALSYALLLGQTFKDNVAHYFTSNFQMNVLYVMGSQFTDADVSTISTISGVELAVPITSARGAVRVPGTSGQTPVTVYGVPPSLISQVLPPTSLYDGELIVGSNLAMVGYYVAFDRSTGQQRVAVGSPLSLAIGRRSTTVVASGIMATGALGFVDTTRGVVMDINTFRQLTGITTYNLVMVYLKDVSQIDAVSNEIKANFPNVDVVSPQAILQTINSFLTAFQLFLGLIAGVSTVITALWLYDTMSISVVQRTKEIGILRALGFRKMDVMAMFLAEAFIIAAIGVLVGLLLIIPLSQMGLPLLGGMQQQSMSAGGAFRPPQGGFNISSLVLDPVVLAATAALVVAINLVGALLPAYRAGRLDVVSALRYE; encoded by the coding sequence ATGCTACCTGAAATTCTGCGGCTGGCGTGGCAGGCTTTGTGGGAAAGGAAGGGCCGCACCATAGGGGCTGTGGTGGGGGTGGTCATCGCCTTCACCGCTTTGAGCTACGCCCTTCTGCTAGGCCAGACGTTTAAAGACAACGTTGCTCATTACTTCACTTCCAACTTCCAGATGAACGTGCTCTACGTGATGGGGTCTCAGTTCACAGATGCAGATGTCAGCACCATATCAACAATAAGCGGGGTGGAGCTGGCTGTGCCCATAACCTCGGCGAGGGGTGCAGTGAGGGTGCCCGGCACTTCGGGCCAGACCCCCGTGACCGTCTACGGCGTGCCCCCCTCTCTTATTTCCCAAGTTCTGCCCCCCACGTCGCTGTACGACGGGGAGCTGATTGTAGGGTCAAACCTCGCCATGGTGGGGTACTACGTGGCCTTTGACCGTTCTACTGGCCAGCAGAGGGTCGCAGTCGGGTCACCGCTATCCCTCGCTATCGGCAGGAGGTCAACCACTGTGGTAGCCTCGGGCATAATGGCCACTGGTGCCTTGGGCTTTGTAGACACTACGCGGGGGGTGGTGATGGACATAAACACCTTCCGCCAGCTTACCGGCATCACCACCTACAATCTCGTGATGGTGTACCTAAAGGACGTATCCCAGATAGACGCCGTTTCAAACGAAATCAAGGCCAACTTCCCCAACGTAGACGTGGTGTCGCCCCAGGCCATCCTCCAGACAATAAACAGCTTCCTAACCGCCTTCCAGCTCTTCCTCGGCCTCATCGCCGGGGTCAGCACCGTGATCACCGCCCTTTGGCTATACGACACCATGTCCATCAGCGTCGTGCAGAGGACAAAGGAGATAGGGATACTGAGAGCCCTGGGCTTTAGGAAGATGGACGTAATGGCCATGTTCCTCGCCGAAGCCTTCATAATAGCGGCTATAGGAGTATTAGTAGGTCTCCTCCTCATAATTCCACTGTCCCAGATGGGGCTACCGCTGTTAGGGGGAATGCAACAACAGTCCATGTCGGCTGGCGGCGCCTTTAGGCCGCCCCAAGGGGGCTTTAACATATCGTCGCTTGTGCTAGACCCCGTGGTCTTGGCCGCTACCGCGGCGCTCGTGGTGGCGATAAACCTAGTCGGTGCCCTCCTCCCAGCCTACAGGGCAGGGAGACTCGACGTCGTGTCGGCGCTTAGGTACGAATAG
- a CDS encoding ABC transporter ATP-binding protein yields MTALGAEEKGGGPEIVVKDVVKFYGQYQALRGVSLEVPRGAFQCLIGPSGSGKSTLLHIIGGVDKPTSGEVYVAGVRLNDLSDDQLAEFRNKNVGFVFQFFYLIPRMTVLENVELPLILRGVPRDKRREMALEALRMVGLGHIDPKKKPTQLSGGEQQRVAIARAIVARPRILLADEPTGNLDSATAKVVMDTFVKLKKELGITIVMVTHNMELLTYCDRYARMRDGQIIEEKILNTTP; encoded by the coding sequence ATGACGGCGCTGGGGGCCGAGGAGAAGGGCGGGGGACCAGAGATAGTGGTTAAAGACGTGGTTAAGTTCTACGGCCAGTACCAAGCCCTGCGCGGCGTCTCGCTGGAGGTGCCAAGGGGGGCTTTCCAGTGCCTAATAGGCCCCTCGGGTTCTGGCAAGTCGACGCTCCTACATATAATCGGCGGCGTCGACAAGCCCACCAGCGGCGAGGTATATGTGGCTGGGGTTCGGCTAAACGACTTGTCAGACGACCAGCTGGCTGAGTTTCGCAACAAGAACGTCGGCTTCGTCTTCCAGTTCTTCTACCTCATCCCGAGGATGACGGTGTTGGAAAACGTGGAGCTTCCCCTCATCCTCCGGGGCGTGCCACGCGACAAGAGGAGGGAAATGGCGCTGGAGGCGCTCAGGATGGTGGGCCTAGGCCACATCGACCCGAAGAAGAAGCCCACCCAGCTCTCCGGCGGCGAGCAGCAGAGAGTAGCCATCGCCAGGGCAATCGTGGCCCGGCCTAGGATCCTCCTTGCAGACGAGCCCACCGGCAACCTAGACAGCGCCACTGCGAAGGTGGTCATGGACACCTTCGTCAAGCTGAAAAAAGAGCTGGGCATCACCATCGTAATGGTAACCCACAACATGGAGCTGTTGACATACTGCGACCGCTACGCCAGGATGAGAGACGGGCAAATCATCGAGGAAAAAATCCTCAACACCACGCCCTAG
- a CDS encoding MBL fold metallo-hydrolase → MEILPVGEESLGVRSMCLYVETRDVRILFDAGVSLAPRRFGLPPHPRELERARSVRGEIVRLAQQADIITVSHYHRDHFTPWYPSVYMATDGETYKKVYGGKKVLMKSPADLNWSQRRRHYGLAKALQEAGAKAVYADGGEWRIGGTVIRASPPLWHGPAGSKTGRVIAFAVSDGEERLVFVPDVEGPVEPEPVAFLEEVKPTVVVVGGPPTYLGWELERALQRLTEIIDIGPHTLVLAHHLLRDLAWREKIEAVLQRAEKRGVRVATYAGLLGRKDELLEAMRRDLYAAEPAAAQPAEEGIDEGD, encoded by the coding sequence GTGGAGATCCTCCCAGTAGGCGAGGAGTCGCTGGGCGTGAGGTCGATGTGTCTCTACGTCGAGACCCGCGACGTGCGCATCCTCTTCGACGCGGGGGTCTCCCTCGCCCCCAGGCGCTTCGGCCTGCCGCCCCACCCGCGGGAGCTGGAGAGGGCGCGATCCGTCAGGGGCGAGATCGTTCGGCTGGCCCAGCAGGCGGACATAATCACCGTGAGCCACTACCACCGGGACCACTTCACCCCGTGGTACCCCAGCGTCTACATGGCCACTGACGGGGAGACCTACAAAAAGGTCTACGGCGGGAAGAAGGTATTGATGAAGAGTCCAGCCGACTTGAACTGGTCCCAGCGAAGGAGGCACTACGGCCTCGCAAAGGCGCTTCAAGAAGCCGGCGCCAAGGCGGTGTACGCCGACGGCGGGGAGTGGCGGATAGGGGGCACTGTCATAAGGGCATCTCCGCCGCTGTGGCACGGCCCCGCCGGGTCGAAGACGGGTAGGGTAATCGCCTTCGCGGTGTCTGACGGCGAGGAGAGGCTGGTCTTTGTCCCAGACGTGGAGGGGCCGGTAGAGCCGGAGCCAGTTGCCTTCCTAGAGGAGGTCAAGCCCACGGTTGTTGTGGTAGGGGGACCCCCAACATACCTCGGCTGGGAGCTGGAACGAGCTTTGCAACGCCTTACCGAGATTATAGACATCGGTCCCCACACCCTCGTCCTCGCCCATCACTTGCTGAGAGATCTCGCCTGGCGCGAGAAGATAGAGGCTGTGCTTCAGCGTGCTGAGAAGAGGGGTGTCCGAGTAGCAACCTACGCCGGGCTACTGGGCAGGAAAGATGAGCTCCTCGAGGCTATGCGGCGAGATCTATACGCCGCCGAGCCTGCCGCGGCTCAACCTGCAGAGGAGGGAATCGACGAGGGTGATTAG
- a CDS encoding winged helix-turn-helix domain-containing protein, which translates to MPKPRRSKLEIVADILAVLERGCKKPTHIATEANLAYDRMAKILEALKALGLVVEKSAEFCITHDGLKFLEEYKKWKRLLDTLGI; encoded by the coding sequence ATGCCCAAGCCACGGCGAAGTAAGCTCGAAATAGTGGCAGACATACTCGCTGTTTTGGAAAGAGGTTGCAAAAAGCCGACACACATCGCTACCGAGGCCAACCTGGCCTACGATAGAATGGCTAAGATCTTGGAAGCGCTGAAAGCGCTAGGCCTCGTCGTGGAGAAGAGCGCCGAGTTCTGCATTACTCACGACGGATTGAAGTTCCTCGAGGAGTACAAGAAATGGAAGAGACTCCTCGACACCTTGGGCATATAA
- a CDS encoding nucleotidyltransferase domain-containing protein produces MDERGAVETARRFISELEKRGINVAEAYLFGSWARGDWLVDSDVDIVIISPDFRGVPWLQRLELLAKVEASLNLPLPIDALPYTPEEVEASSSAVLRDAKRYWKKIWP; encoded by the coding sequence ATGGACGAGAGGGGGGCTGTTGAAACGGCCCGCCGCTTTATCTCAGAGCTGGAGAAGCGCGGCATCAATGTAGCCGAGGCGTATCTCTTCGGGTCTTGGGCCAGGGGGGATTGGCTAGTTGACAGCGATGTGGACATCGTAATAATCTCCCCAGACTTCCGGGGGGTGCCGTGGCTTCAGAGGCTTGAGCTACTCGCCAAGGTGGAGGCGTCGCTTAACCTGCCGTTGCCAATAGACGCCCTCCCGTACACCCCCGAGGAGGTTGAGGCGTCCTCTTCAGCCGTGTTGAGAGATGCGAAGAGGTACTGGAAGAAGATCTGGCCATAG
- a CDS encoding Nre family DNA repair protein has product MYSICAKCQGRKMLCGLPRCPIEERIRAVKSSLLKIRGREVFGATPPSAVVGEAGWPRVRVYIGEPPEVTGEEARAYDDPRLLWGRELEEILRLRSYMVFGYAAQTSPRKLGELPLLAVSERPVDVEMRLAKTPVESLKFDLREKPMGPRAPLEALRIDGNPAVPRALDKLMSDDLGAGAAAVELYRRGVDLYTIQRAFALGLLGARHRRRLVPTRWSITAVDVAIGDALAQQVRHMPEVSQPLYGYAEYLDNRYLVAVVPGPLRFYYLERWTYAGRVAEIEVAEDPRGVRSTMDGGYEAARLAILEKLASMGRRGTVSIVRWIGERYYVSVGNWQIRETLRRLQLKPLDENYKTYTALVGKDPISLIKNTKRLDEFL; this is encoded by the coding sequence ATGTATTCGATATGCGCCAAGTGCCAGGGGCGGAAGATGTTGTGCGGTCTGCCGAGGTGCCCCATCGAGGAGAGGATTAGGGCCGTGAAGTCCTCCCTCCTCAAGATCCGGGGCCGGGAGGTCTTCGGCGCCACGCCCCCCAGCGCAGTTGTCGGCGAGGCTGGGTGGCCGCGGGTGAGAGTCTACATCGGTGAGCCCCCCGAGGTGACAGGCGAGGAGGCCAGAGCTTACGACGACCCGCGGCTGCTCTGGGGGAGGGAGCTGGAGGAGATTCTAAGGCTCAGGAGCTACATGGTATTCGGCTACGCGGCCCAGACAAGCCCGCGGAAGCTCGGCGAGTTGCCCCTCCTCGCCGTCTCCGAGAGGCCGGTGGACGTGGAGATGCGCCTAGCCAAAACCCCTGTGGAGAGCCTCAAGTTCGACCTAAGGGAAAAGCCCATGGGCCCCAGGGCGCCTCTCGAGGCCTTGAGGATAGACGGCAACCCGGCGGTGCCGCGGGCGTTGGACAAGCTGATGTCCGACGATCTGGGCGCCGGGGCTGCCGCCGTTGAGCTGTACAGAAGGGGTGTCGACCTCTACACTATCCAGAGGGCCTTCGCCCTAGGCCTACTCGGGGCGAGACACAGGCGGAGGCTCGTCCCGACGCGGTGGAGCATAACCGCAGTCGACGTGGCTATCGGCGATGCCCTGGCGCAACAGGTTAGGCATATGCCGGAGGTTTCACAACCCCTATACGGATACGCCGAGTATCTAGACAACCGCTACCTGGTCGCCGTGGTCCCCGGCCCGCTTAGGTTCTACTACCTGGAGAGGTGGACATATGCAGGAAGAGTCGCCGAGATAGAGGTGGCGGAGGACCCCCGGGGAGTGCGAAGCACCATGGACGGCGGCTACGAAGCCGCCAGGCTGGCGATACTGGAGAAGCTGGCCTCAATGGGCAGACGAGGCACTGTGTCAATAGTGAGGTGGATAGGCGAGAGGTACTACGTCTCGGTGGGCAACTGGCAGATAAGAGAAACCCTACGCAGACTCCAGCTGAAGCCGCTAGACGAAAACTACAAGACATACACCGCGCTGGTAGGGAAAGACCCGATCTCACTCATAAAAAATACTAAGAGACTAGACGAGTTTCTCTAA